One Streptomyces sp. 840.1 genomic window, CGACGCTGCCGGCATGCTCCATCGCACGGAACGCCACGACCATGCGGGCGTCCGGCAGACGCAGGTGCCGCACCATCGCCCGTGCCACGCGCTGCGCGCCGATGTGCAGGTCGTCCGAGTCGGCGAAGGCGGCGTCGACGGGCAGCAGGCTCGGCGCGAAACGGTGCACACCGTCGTACGACAGCCGCCGGTACAGCGCGGTGATCGCGGACCGGACCGTCGCCAGGTGCGGGAACCCGTGCACGACCGGGCTGCCGTGGGGGCTGTCGCTCACGCCCTCACCCCCGTCCGCGCCACTCGGTGCCGCCCACTGTAGCGGGGGGCGGCGCCGGGCGGCCCGGGAGAGCGGGGCGGCCCTCAGATGCCGGCCGCCTCCGGGACACCGGCAGCGGTCCGCGAGGCCGGACCCGGCCCCAGCTCCGCGTACGGCGCGCCCGCTTCCTCCAGCTCCAGCACCCACACCTCGTTGCTCCCTTCCCGCAGCACCGGACCCGGCACGTACAGCGTGCGCTGCGGGCCCGCCGACCAGTACCGGCCGAGGCAGAACCCGTTCACCCAGACGAACCCGCGCGTCCAGCCCGGCAGTTCGAGGCCCGCGTGCCCGGTCTCGCGCGCGTCCGCCGCCGCGAGCTCGAAGGAACCCCGGTACAGGCCGCCGCGCCCGGCCCCGTCGACCGGGACGAAGGGGACCGAGGCCACCGCCGCCGCGTCCTCGAACGCGTCGAGCCGCAGGGCCCGCGCCCGTACGCCGTGCAGGAACTGCCGCTCGTGCAGCACGCCTCCGGTGATGCCCTTGGCCTCGCCGAGGCGCGGCCCGTAGTTGACCCGGCCCAGCGACTCGGCCCACAGCTCCACCTCGGCGGGCCCGGCCACCGGCTCGTCGAGGGTGCCGTCCTCCTCGCTCAGGACGCCCCTGCGGACACCGTCCACGTACACCACCGCCCGGTCCCGCAGGCCCGACACGCCCAGGGTGTACGGCCGTCGGGGGCCCGGGACGGCGACCCGGTAGCGCACCAGGCCCCGGTCGACGCCCAGCTCCTCGAACGTGGGCGGAACGCCGGACTCCGGCTGCTCCTCGTCCCCGAGCGCCTCCAGCACGTCGCTGAGGGGCGCCCAGCCGGTCAGCGCGGCCCGCAGCGGCGCGGCGAGCCCGGCGGGCTCCGGCGGCGGCTCCGGGAGCGGGCCGTCCGCGTAGGGGGCGAGGACCTCCCGGAACAGCCAGAACTTCTCGGTGGGCCGCCCGTACTCGTCGACCGGTGCGTCGTAGTCGTACGACGTCACCGTCCCCAGGAGCCGCTGGTCCTGGAGCGGGCCCGAGCGGTTGGCGCCCGCCCAGCCGCCGAAGTTCGTGCCGCCGTGCGCCATGTAGATGTTGACCGACGCCCCGCACTCCAGGATCTCCCGCAGCGCGTCGGCGGCCTGTGCCGGATCACGTACGACCGGCGGCGCACCCCAGTGCTCGAACCAGCCGCACCAGAACTCCATGCACATCAGCGGGCCCTTGTCCTGGTGGCGCCTGAGCACCCGGAACGCCTCGCGCGCGCCCGACCCGAAGTTCGCCGTGGCCAGCAGGCCGGGCACCGAACCGCCCGTGAGCATGTGGTCCTCCGGCCCGTCGGAGGTGAACAGCGGTACGCTCACGCCGAGTTCGACGAGCATCGCGGCCACCTGCCGCAGGTACTCCTGGTCGGTGCCGTAGCTGCCGTACTCGTTCTCCGCCTGGACCATGATCACCGGACCGCCGCGGTCGATCTGCCGCTCCACGACCTGGGGCAGGAGTTCGGCGAACCACCGCCGTACCGCGTCCAGATAGCCGGCGTCGCGGGTCCGCACCCGCCGGCCGTACCGCCCGGTCACCCAGGTTGGCAGTCCGCCGTTCTCCCACTCCGCGCAGATGTAGGGACCCGGCCGGACGATCGCCCGGAGTCCGGCCCGCTGGGCCGAGTCCAGGAACCGGCCCAGCGCCGCCACGTCCCGGAACCGGCCGGGCCGGGGTTCGTGGAGGTTCCACGGCACGTACGTCTCGACACAGTTCAGGCCCATCGCCCGCAGCATCGACAGCCGGTGGTCCCACTGCGCCTCGTGCACCCGGAAGTAGTGCAGGGCACCCGACAGCAGCCGCACGGGCCGCCCGTCGAGCCGGAAGTGGTCGTCGTCGCCCACCGTGAAGTCAGCCATCGTGCTCGTTCTCTCCTGTGCGGGCGGTCCCGGGGTGCCGTGCTCCGCGAGCGGGTACGGCCGGAACGCGGCACGTGTGACGGAGCGGGCGAACCCGGGAGGAATGTCGCGACCCAGCCTCACCCCCTGGCGTGCGGCCGGTCCATGGACAAAGATCATTGCTGTTTGGACGCAGCGGCACACGGCTGCGGCGGCACACGAGTGCAGCGGCACGCCGCTGTCGCAGTACACGGCTGTCGCGGCGCACCGCGTCGCGGCATGGAGCGAGAACCGGGAGCGAAAGCCGATGTACCACACCTGGATGCGCTTCTTCACCCCGAGCCCGCTCCACCACCGCCTCGGTCTGGTCTGCCTCGGGGTGGGCCTCCAGCACGGCGCGCTGCCCACCGTCGGCCCCCGCACCCTGGACCACCACGTCGCCGTGGTCATCAACTCGGGCAGCGGGTGGTTCGCCGGGCCCGACGGGCGGCGCACCCCGGTCACCGCGCCCAGCCTGATCTGGCTCACCCCGGGCACCCCGCACCACTACGGCGCCGACCCCGCCACCGGCTGGGACGAGAGCTTCGTCGACTTCACGGGCCCCGCCACCACCACCTACACCGAACTCGGCTACATCGAGCCGGACCGCCCCCTCGTCCCGCTCTCCGACACGGCGGCGCCACGGGCCGCCATCGGCCGGATGGTGCGGGCGGCCCGGCGCGGCAACCCGCTCCTGGAGGTGGAGACGGGCGCCGCCGTCCACGAACTGCTCGTCGCGCTGCGCCGGGCCCGCGCCGATGTCAGCCCCGACGGTGACCCGGTGCTCCAGGCCATGACCCGGGACGCCTTCCAGCCGCTCTCCGTCGCCGAGCACGCCGCCCGGCACGGGATGACCGCCGCCGAACTGCGCACGGCCGTCCGGCGCGGAGCGGGGTGCAGCCCGAAGGACTACCTGCTCGGCATCCGGCTGGGCCGTGCCAAGGAGCTGCTGGCCACCAGCGATCTGCCGGTCGCGGCGGTCGCCCGCCGGGTCGGGTACGACGATCCGGCGTACTTCTCCCGGCTGTTCGCCCGCCGCGTCGGCATCGCCCCGGTCCGCTTCCGTGAGCAGCAGGGGCGCAGTGTGCCGGGGGGCTGGAGCGACCGGGTGCCGGACCCGGACCACCCGCCGACGATCACTCCGTAGCCCGCTGCGCCGGACGGGCTCCAGGGTCTTTCGTCCGGACCCCGCGAGCCCAGCATGATCCGAACGAAAGGCCCTAAGCTCGATGACCATGACCATGAGCGACATCGACGATTCCGTAGGCGCCGAGCTGAACCGGCTGCGAGAGAGCATCGACAACATCGACGCCGCAGTCGTCCATATGCTGGCCGAGCGCTTCAAGTGCACCCAGCAGGTCGGTCACCTCAAGGCCGCCCACCACCTTCCCCCGGCCGATCAGGCCCGGGAGTCCCGCCAGATCGCCCGGCTGCGGCAGCTGGCGGAGAGCGCGCACCTGGACCCGGCGTTCGCCGAGAAGCTGCTGAACTTCATCGTGGCCGAGGTCATCCGCCACCACGAGCGCATCGCGGAGGAGTCGGCGAACGGGACGGGCGGCGCGGGGGCCTGAGCGGCATCCCCGCGCCGCGGCCGCCCGTTCCTCAGGGGGAGATCTCCTCCAGCGGGCGGTTCGCCGTCTCCTCGGCCAGGGTTGCGGCCACCACCGCGCCGATCACCGCGACCGCCCCCAGCATCACGAACACCGCCGCGACGCTGTCGCCCGCCGCGTAGACCACGCCGACCAGGATCGGGCCGAGGATCACGCCCAGGCGGTTGACCGCGCCGCCGACGCTGCAGCCGAGGGCGCGCATCCGGGTCGGGTAGAGCTCCGGCGTGTACAGGTACAGGCAGATGTTGGAGCCGAAGAAGCCGACCGCCGACAGCGAGGTCCAGATCAGGACCTGGGCGGGGGAGTGGGCGCCGAGCGCGGCGAGGGTCAGCAGGAGCGCGGCCGAGGCGCCGAGGCAGATCGCGAAGATCCGGCGGCGGCCCATGACGTCCACCGTCAGCGCGACCAGCAGGCAGCCGAGCAGACCGGCGACCGAGGTCACGGTGGAGTAGAGCAGGGCGTCGGAGAGGCCGAGGCCGTACTCGTCCTTGTAGATGCTGGGCAGCCAGGACGTCACGCCGTAGTTGACGAAGTAGCCGGTGAACCAGATCGCGCCGACGACCAGCGTGCGGCGCCGGTAGCGGCCGGTGAACAGGCCGCGGATGCCGTTCGCGGCGCGTTCGGCCGGGGTGGCCGCCGCTGCCGCTTCCGGCGCCGCCTCCGGGGCGGGCCGGAGCGGCGGGGGCAGCGGCCCGCCCGTCGCCGCCGACACCTTCGCCTCGATCCCGGCCATCACCGCCTCGGCCTCCGCGAGCCGGCCCCGGTCCGCCAGCCAGCGCGGTGACTCGGGGACCCTGCGCTGGACGAGGAAGGCCAGCAGACCCGGCACCGCGGCGATCGCGAACATCACGCGCCAGCCCGCGGCCGGGACCACCCAGGCCGCGACGAGGGCGCCGATGGTGAGGCCGGCCGGGAAGACCAGCTCGTACAGCAGGACGAAGCGGCCCCGCTTGAAGCTCCGGGTGATCTCGCTGATGAACGCCGCCGCCACCGGCACCTCCCCGCCGATCGCGAGCCCCTGGAGGAAGCGGAGCGCGAGAAAGGGGGTGAGCGAGGTGCAGGCGGTCAGCGCCAGGCTCACCAGGCCCGAGGCCGCCACGCAGTAGGCGATCACCTTCACCCGGCCGTAGCGGTCGGCCAGCCGCCCCGACAGCAGGGCGCCGGCGAGCATGCCGACCGAGCCGACGGTGAGGACGGCGGTGGCGTCCCCCGTGGTCAGGTGCCATTCGTCGCGGAGTTCCGGCAGCGCGTAGGCGATCAGCAGCTGGTCGAAGGCCTCGAAGAAGGTGACGACACCCACGATGAGCCGGACGGTGACATGCCAGCGGGAGAGGGGCAGCCGCTCGAAGCGGGCTGCGACGGCGGCGCGAGTGGTGCCGGCGGGCGGTGGGCCCGGCGCGGCGTCCTTCGAGGTGTCGGTGCTCATCCAGGGTTCCTCCTGCTCCGCGTGGGGCCGGAGCGGTTGGGGAGCCAGGCGTACGGGTTGCAGAGGGGGCGGGGAGTGAGCCGAGCGTACGGGAGGGGAGCCGGCTCAGGGGGTGGGTGAGCGGGTGGAAACGATCACTGACCCCAGGGGGATCTCTGCAAGCGCCTAGCTTCTTAGTGCTTAAGTTTTATCCGCCCTGGGGTGGACGCCGTCAAGACCTTCGAGGCGAAAGAGTTTTTTACCGAGGGGGCTTGCGGTCAATTACTTAAGGGCTTAGCTTTTTAGCCCTGAGGTAACCGATTCGACAGCAGGAGGCCAACTGATGCTTGCCGACGAGGTGTTGGTCGCGGGACAGTGGCGCCAGGGCCGTGGAGCCCCCATCGAGACGGTCGATCCTGCCACCGGCCAGGTCATCGCCACCGTGCACGCCGCGTCCCTCGACGACGTCGAGGAGGCAGCCACCGCGGCCGCCCGCGCCGCCCAGGACCCCGCCTGGCGCGAGCTCCCCGCCCACCTCCGCGCCCGGCTGCTGCACCGCATCGCCGCCCTCGTCGAGGAGAGCGCGGACCGCCTTTCCGCCCTGCAGACCGCCGACACCGGCAAATGCCGCACCGAGACCCACGCCCTCGTCCTCAGCGCCGCCGGCACCTTCCGCTACACCGCCGCCGCCCTGGAGACCGCCGAGGACGCCCTCACCCCGTCGCGCGGCCCGTACGTCACGATGAGCGTCCACGAACCCATCGGCGTCGTCGGCGCGATCACCCCCTGGAACTCGCCGATCGCCAGTGACGCCCAGAAGCTCGCCCCCGCACTCGCCGCAGGCAACGCCGTCCTCCTCAAGCCCGCCGAATGGACGCCGCTCGTCGCCCTCGCGCTCGGCCGCCTCGTCCACCGGGCCCTCACCGAGGCCGCACTGCCCACCGCGCTGCTCTCCGTACTGCCCGGCCGGGGCAGCGTCATCGGGGACGCGATCGTGCGCCATCGCGCCGTCGGGAAGGTCACCTTCACCGGCGGTACGGGCACCGGGCGCACCCTCGCCCACGCCGCGGCCGACAAGCTGATGCCCGTATCGCTCGAACTCGGCGGCAAGTCCCCGACCGTCGTGCTGGAGGACGCCGACCTGGAACAGGCCCTGGCCGGTGTCATGTACGGGGTCTTCTCCTCCACCGGCCAGAGCTGCATCGCCGGCTCCCGGCTGTTCGTCGCCCGCTCCCGCTACGAGGAGTTCCTGGGCGAACTCGTCGCCCGTACCGAGAAGTTGCGCGTCGGGCCCGGCACCGACCCGGACACCCAGGTCGCCCCGCTCGTCCACCACAGGCACCGCGACAACGTCGCCGCCCACGTCGACCTGGCCCGCGCGGAGGGCGCCACCGTCCGGTGCGGGGGAGCGGCCCCCGGCGGCGAGGAGTACCGCGACGGCGCGTACTACCTGCCCACCGTCCTGGACGGGCTGCCCAACACCGCCCGCGTCTGCCAGGAGGAGATCTTCGGCCCGGTCCTGATCGCCCTGCCCTTCGACGACGAGGACGACCTCGTCGCCCAGGCCAACGACAGCGTCTACGGGCTGGCCTGCGGCATCTGGACCCGCGACCACGCCAGGGCCTGGCGCCTGGCCCGCCGCATCGACGCGGGCACCGTCTGGATCAACACGTACAAGCAGTTCAGCATCTCCACCCCGTTCGGCGGGCTCAAGGACAGCGGTATCGGCACCGAGAAGGGCCGCGACCTCATCCGCGGCTACCAGCGGCAGAAGTCCCTCTACTGGGCCACCGACACCACCCCGCTGCCCTGGGCCGCCGCCCGCTGACACCGCACGCGCCCCACCCACCCGAGCGGGAGAACGCCATGCCCCACGAGAACCAGCCCCACACCCACCCCGTCGCCCGGCTGCGCGCCCTGCGCTCCGTCGAACTGCGCACCCCCGCCCTCACCGAGTCCGCCGACTTCTACTCCGAGGTCTGGGGCCTGGAACCCGTCGAACGTGAGAGCGACGCCACCTGGCTGCGCGGCACCGGCGGGGAACACCACGTCCTCCACCTCGCCCGAGGCGAGCGCAACGGCCTGGGCCGCATCACCTTCGCCGTCGCCACCCCCGCCGAGATCGACGAGGCCGCCCGCCGCCTCCTCGCGCGGGGAATCGTCCCCGTCGCCGGGCCCGGCCCCCTCGACCAGGTCGGCGGCGGCTACGGACTCCGCTTCACCGACCCCGAGGGCCGGCAACTCGAACTCAGCGCCCAGACCCACGCCGTCACCCCGCGCGGACGGGACGCCGCCGTCCCCGTCGGCGTCACCCACACCGTCCTCAACACCACGGACATCGACGCCGCCGTCGCCTTCTACACCTCCGTGCTCGGCCTGCGCGTCTCCGACTGGTCCGAGCACCAGATGGCGTTCCTGCGCTGCAACGCCGACCACCACTGCATCGCGTTCAACCAGGCCGAGTGGACCTCCCTCAACCACGTCGCCTACGAGATGACGTCCATCGACCACTTCATGCGCGGCCTCGGCCGGCTCCGCCACCACGGCATCGACCCCCAGTGGGGGCCCGGCCGGCACGGTCCCGGCAACAACACCTTCTCCTACTTCACCGACCCGGCCGGGCTCGTCTGCGAATAC contains:
- a CDS encoding beta-galactosidase family protein; the encoded protein is MADFTVGDDDHFRLDGRPVRLLSGALHYFRVHEAQWDHRLSMLRAMGLNCVETYVPWNLHEPRPGRFRDVAALGRFLDSAQRAGLRAIVRPGPYICAEWENGGLPTWVTGRYGRRVRTRDAGYLDAVRRWFAELLPQVVERQIDRGGPVIMVQAENEYGSYGTDQEYLRQVAAMLVELGVSVPLFTSDGPEDHMLTGGSVPGLLATANFGSGAREAFRVLRRHQDKGPLMCMEFWCGWFEHWGAPPVVRDPAQAADALREILECGASVNIYMAHGGTNFGGWAGANRSGPLQDQRLLGTVTSYDYDAPVDEYGRPTEKFWLFREVLAPYADGPLPEPPPEPAGLAAPLRAALTGWAPLSDVLEALGDEEQPESGVPPTFEELGVDRGLVRYRVAVPGPRRPYTLGVSGLRDRAVVYVDGVRRGVLSEEDGTLDEPVAGPAEVELWAESLGRVNYGPRLGEAKGITGGVLHERQFLHGVRARALRLDAFEDAAAVASVPFVPVDGAGRGGLYRGSFELAAADARETGHAGLELPGWTRGFVWVNGFCLGRYWSAGPQRTLYVPGPVLREGSNEVWVLELEEAGAPYAELGPGPASRTAAGVPEAAGI
- a CDS encoding VOC family protein is translated as MPHENQPHTHPVARLRALRSVELRTPALTESADFYSEVWGLEPVERESDATWLRGTGGEHHVLHLARGERNGLGRITFAVATPAEIDEAARRLLARGIVPVAGPGPLDQVGGGYGLRFTDPEGRQLELSAQTHAVTPRGRDAAVPVGVTHTVLNTTDIDAAVAFYTSVLGLRVSDWSEHQMAFLRCNADHHCIAFNQAEWTSLNHVAYEMTSIDHFMRGLGRLRHHGIDPQWGPGRHGPGNNTFSYFTDPAGLVCEYTSEVAQIVEDAWIAKVWRRTPGLSDLWGTAGPPSPAIRRHMAGAPDPGPLAPADVPEEATA
- a CDS encoding MFS transporter, translated to MSTDTSKDAAPGPPPAGTTRAAVAARFERLPLSRWHVTVRLIVGVVTFFEAFDQLLIAYALPELRDEWHLTTGDATAVLTVGSVGMLAGALLSGRLADRYGRVKVIAYCVAASGLVSLALTACTSLTPFLALRFLQGLAIGGEVPVAAAFISEITRSFKRGRFVLLYELVFPAGLTIGALVAAWVVPAAGWRVMFAIAAVPGLLAFLVQRRVPESPRWLADRGRLAEAEAVMAGIEAKVSAATGGPLPPPLRPAPEAAPEAAAAATPAERAANGIRGLFTGRYRRRTLVVGAIWFTGYFVNYGVTSWLPSIYKDEYGLGLSDALLYSTVTSVAGLLGCLLVALTVDVMGRRRIFAICLGASAALLLTLAALGAHSPAQVLIWTSLSAVGFFGSNICLYLYTPELYPTRMRALGCSVGGAVNRLGVILGPILVGVVYAAGDSVAAVFVMLGAVAVIGAVVAATLAEETANRPLEEISP
- a CDS encoding aldehyde dehydrogenase family protein, which translates into the protein MLADEVLVAGQWRQGRGAPIETVDPATGQVIATVHAASLDDVEEAATAAARAAQDPAWRELPAHLRARLLHRIAALVEESADRLSALQTADTGKCRTETHALVLSAAGTFRYTAAALETAEDALTPSRGPYVTMSVHEPIGVVGAITPWNSPIASDAQKLAPALAAGNAVLLKPAEWTPLVALALGRLVHRALTEAALPTALLSVLPGRGSVIGDAIVRHRAVGKVTFTGGTGTGRTLAHAAADKLMPVSLELGGKSPTVVLEDADLEQALAGVMYGVFSSTGQSCIAGSRLFVARSRYEEFLGELVARTEKLRVGPGTDPDTQVAPLVHHRHRDNVAAHVDLARAEGATVRCGGAAPGGEEYRDGAYYLPTVLDGLPNTARVCQEEIFGPVLIALPFDDEDDLVAQANDSVYGLACGIWTRDHARAWRLARRIDAGTVWINTYKQFSISTPFGGLKDSGIGTEKGRDLIRGYQRQKSLYWATDTTPLPWAAAR
- a CDS encoding chorismate mutase produces the protein MTMSDIDDSVGAELNRLRESIDNIDAAVVHMLAERFKCTQQVGHLKAAHHLPPADQARESRQIARLRQLAESAHLDPAFAEKLLNFIVAEVIRHHERIAEESANGTGGAGA
- a CDS encoding AraC family transcriptional regulator — its product is MYHTWMRFFTPSPLHHRLGLVCLGVGLQHGALPTVGPRTLDHHVAVVINSGSGWFAGPDGRRTPVTAPSLIWLTPGTPHHYGADPATGWDESFVDFTGPATTTYTELGYIEPDRPLVPLSDTAAPRAAIGRMVRAARRGNPLLEVETGAAVHELLVALRRARADVSPDGDPVLQAMTRDAFQPLSVAEHAARHGMTAAELRTAVRRGAGCSPKDYLLGIRLGRAKELLATSDLPVAAVARRVGYDDPAYFSRLFARRVGIAPVRFREQQGRSVPGGWSDRVPDPDHPPTITP